In Heliangelus exortis chromosome Z, bHelExo1.hap1, whole genome shotgun sequence, a genomic segment contains:
- the LOC139789379 gene encoding ras-related protein Rab-27B, giving the protein MTDGDYDYLIKLLALGDSGVGKTTFLYRYTDNKFNPKFITTVGIDFREKRVVYNSRGPNGSPGKAFKVHLQLWDTAGQERFRSLTTAFFRDAMGFLLMFDLTSQQSFLNVRNWMSQLQANAYCENPDIVLIGNKADLSDQREVNERQAKDLADKYGIPYFETSAATGQNVEKAVDKLLDLIMKRMEQCVDKTQVSDTANGGSSGKLEAAKPEEKKCAC; this is encoded by the exons ATGACTGATGGAGACTATGATTATCTGATCAAACTCCTGGCCCTTGGAGACTCTGGGGTTGGAAAAACAACATTCCTGTACAGATACACTGACAACAAATTCAATCCCAAATTCATCACAACAGTTGGGATAGATTTTCGGGAAAAGAGAGTG GTTTACAACAGCAGAGGACCCAATGGATCTCCAGGAAAAGCCTTCAAGGTGCATCTCCAGCTTTGGGACACAGCTGGACAGGAAAG ATTTCGAAGCCTCACCACAGCATTTTTCAGAGATGCTATGGGCTTTTTACTGATGTTTGATCTCACCAGTCAACAGAGCTTCTTAAATGTCAGAAATTGGATGA gTCAGCTGCAAGCCAATGCATATTGTGAGAACCCAGACATAGTTTTAATTGGTAATAAAGCTGATTTATCAGACCAAAGGGAGGTGAATGAAAGGCAAGCAAAAGACCTGGCAGATAAATATGG cATTCCCTACTTTGAAACGAGTGCTGCTACTGGACAGAACGTGGAGAAGGCTGTGGATAAACTCCTGGACTTGATAATGAAGAGGATGGAGCAGTGTGTGGACAAGACACAGGTCTCTGACACAGCCAACGGAGGCAGCTCGGGGAAGCTCGAGGCGGCCAAACCGGAGGAGAAAAAGTGTGCCTGCTAA